The following are encoded in a window of Pseudomonas multiresinivorans genomic DNA:
- a CDS encoding pyridoxal phosphate-dependent aminotransferase: protein MRYSNFTQRIAGDGAAAWDIHYRALARMEQGDDILLLSVGDPDFDTPVPIVQSAIDSLLAGNTHYADVRGKRSLRDAIASRHTQRSGQAVTADDVVVLAGAQCALYAVAQCVLNPGDEVIVAEPMYVTYEAVFGACGAKVIPVSVRSEHGFRVQAEDVAALITPRTRALAINSPHNPSGASLPRATWEKLAELCVKNDLWMISDEVYSELLFDGEHISPASLPGMAERTATLNSLSKSHAMTGWRVGWVVGPRELCAHLENLALCMLYGSPDFIQDAACTALEARLPELEAMREAYRQRRDLVLDCLADCVGVRALRPDGGMFVMVDIRATGLSAQDFADVLLERHGVSVLAGEAFGPSAAGHIRLGLVLGAEPLREACRRIALCAAELLKEKRYA, encoded by the coding sequence ATGCGCTACTCGAACTTCACCCAACGCATCGCCGGCGACGGCGCCGCCGCCTGGGACATCCACTACCGCGCCCTGGCGCGCATGGAGCAGGGCGACGACATCCTGCTGCTGTCGGTGGGCGACCCGGACTTCGATACCCCGGTGCCCATCGTCCAGTCGGCCATCGACAGCCTGCTGGCCGGCAACACCCATTACGCCGATGTGCGCGGCAAGCGCTCGCTGCGCGATGCCATCGCCAGCCGCCATACCCAGCGCAGCGGTCAGGCCGTCACCGCCGACGACGTGGTCGTGCTTGCCGGCGCCCAGTGCGCGCTGTATGCCGTGGCGCAGTGCGTGCTCAACCCCGGCGACGAAGTGATTGTCGCCGAGCCGATGTACGTCACCTACGAAGCGGTGTTCGGCGCCTGTGGCGCCAAGGTCATCCCGGTGTCGGTGCGCTCCGAGCATGGCTTCCGCGTGCAGGCCGAGGACGTTGCCGCGCTGATCACCCCGCGCACCCGCGCCCTGGCCATCAACAGCCCGCACAACCCGTCCGGCGCCAGCCTGCCGCGCGCCACCTGGGAGAAGCTCGCCGAGCTGTGCGTGAAAAATGACCTGTGGATGATCTCCGACGAGGTCTACAGCGAGCTGCTGTTCGACGGCGAACACATCAGCCCCGCGAGCCTGCCGGGCATGGCCGAGCGCACCGCGACCCTCAACAGCCTGTCGAAATCCCACGCCATGACCGGCTGGCGCGTGGGCTGGGTGGTCGGCCCGCGCGAGCTCTGCGCGCACCTGGAAAACCTCGCCCTGTGCATGCTCTACGGCTCGCCGGACTTCATCCAGGACGCCGCCTGCACCGCGCTGGAAGCCAGGCTGCCGGAACTGGAAGCCATGCGTGAAGCCTACCGCCAGCGCCGCGACCTGGTGCTCGACTGCCTGGCTGACTGCGTTGGCGTGCGCGCCCTGCGCCCGGATGGCGGCATGTTCGTGATGGTGGATATCCGCGCCACCGGACTCTCCGCCCAGGACTTCGCCGACGTGCTGCTGGAACGCCACGGCGTCTCCGTGCTGGCCGGCGAAGCCTTCGGCCCCAGCGCCGCCGGGCACATCCGCCTGGGCCTGGTGCTCGGCGCCGAGCCGCTGCGCGAAGCCTGCCGCCGCATCGCCCTGTGCGCCGCCGAACTGCTCAAGGAAAAACGCTATGCATGA
- a CDS encoding aldehyde dehydrogenase family protein has product MHDRTQLYIDGAWVAPQGQGVAEVQNPATEECVGRVPLGGEGDVNRAVDAARRAFPAWSQTPSHVRAGYIRALAEQLKNRADEMAALITAELGMPVQWCRMVQVDGPIEGLESYAAMAAHMDEVREVGNSLIVKEAVGVCAFINPWNYPLHQLIGKLAPALAAGCTVVVKPSQDTPLHAFLLAEMVHAIGLPAGVFNLVSGPGSKVGEALARHPDVDMVSFTGSTGAGVKVSEAAAPTVKRVCLELGGKSPFLITADADLAAAVRHGVQDVMINSGQTCTALTRMLLPAHRYAEAVEIARAETLALKMGDPLDADSFLGPMCSGGQRRTVLDYLRVGKEEGAQLVCGGAERPAHLERGHYVQPTIFAGVNNQMRIAREEIFGPVLCLIPYADEAEAIAIANDSPFGLSSAVWAGDREDGLRLARQMRAGQCFVNGGAFNYRAPFGGYKQSGNGREWGEQGLHEFVELKAIQL; this is encoded by the coding sequence ATGCATGACCGTACGCAGCTCTACATCGACGGCGCCTGGGTGGCGCCGCAAGGGCAGGGCGTGGCCGAGGTGCAGAACCCGGCCACCGAGGAATGCGTCGGCCGCGTGCCGCTGGGCGGCGAAGGCGACGTGAACCGCGCGGTGGATGCCGCCCGCCGTGCCTTCCCGGCCTGGTCGCAAACGCCGTCCCACGTGCGCGCCGGCTACATCCGCGCCCTCGCCGAACAACTGAAGAACCGCGCCGACGAAATGGCCGCGCTGATCACCGCCGAGCTGGGCATGCCGGTGCAGTGGTGCCGGATGGTGCAGGTCGACGGGCCGATCGAGGGCCTGGAAAGCTACGCCGCGATGGCCGCGCACATGGACGAAGTGCGCGAGGTCGGCAACTCGCTGATCGTCAAGGAAGCGGTGGGCGTCTGCGCCTTCATCAACCCCTGGAACTACCCGCTGCACCAGCTGATCGGCAAGCTCGCCCCGGCCCTGGCCGCCGGCTGCACCGTGGTGGTCAAGCCGAGCCAGGACACCCCGCTGCACGCCTTCCTGCTCGCCGAAATGGTCCACGCCATCGGCCTGCCTGCCGGCGTGTTCAACCTGGTCAGCGGCCCCGGCTCCAAGGTCGGCGAAGCGCTGGCGCGGCACCCGGACGTGGACATGGTCTCCTTTACCGGTTCCACCGGTGCGGGCGTCAAGGTCTCCGAAGCCGCGGCGCCAACGGTCAAGCGCGTGTGCCTGGAGTTGGGCGGCAAGTCGCCGTTCCTGATCACCGCCGATGCTGACCTCGCCGCCGCCGTGCGCCACGGCGTGCAGGACGTGATGATCAACTCCGGGCAGACCTGCACCGCACTCACGCGCATGCTGCTGCCGGCCCATCGCTATGCCGAAGCCGTGGAAATCGCCCGTGCCGAAACCCTCGCGCTGAAGATGGGCGACCCGCTGGACGCCGACAGCTTCCTCGGCCCGATGTGCTCGGGTGGCCAGCGTCGTACCGTGCTCGATTACCTTCGCGTCGGCAAGGAAGAGGGCGCGCAACTGGTCTGCGGCGGCGCCGAACGCCCGGCTCATCTGGAGCGCGGGCACTATGTGCAGCCGACGATCTTTGCCGGGGTGAATAACCAGATGCGCATCGCCCGCGAGGAAATCTTCGGTCCGGTGCTGTGCCTGATTCCCTATGCCGATGAAGCAGAAGCCATCGCTATCGCCAATGACTCGCCGTTCGGCCTGTCCAGCGCTGTCTGGGCGGGCGATCGCGAAGATGGCCTGCGCCTCGCCCGGCAGATGCGCGCCGGCCAATGCTTCGTCAACGGCGGTGCCTTCAACTACCGTGCGCCTTTCGGCGGCTACAAGCAGTCCGGCAACGGCCGCGAATGGGGCGAGCAGGGCTTGCACGAGTTCGTCGAGCTCAAGGCCATTCAACTCTGA
- a CDS encoding NAD(P)H-dependent oxidoreductase translates to MNVLIVHAHNEPQSFSTALYQLAEETLRGQGHEVQVSDLYAMNWNPVASAADFGARANPEYLVYALEQREGAKAKTIAADIQAELDKLLWADLVIFNFPIYWFSAPAILKGWFDRVLVSGVCYGGKRFYDQGGLAGKKALVSVTLGGRDHMFGDGAIHGPLEDMLRPILRGTLAYTGMSVLPPFVAWHVPYISNDARQDFLRQYQDRLHNLENDQPLEFVRLEQFDERLYPLPR, encoded by the coding sequence ATGAACGTACTGATCGTCCACGCCCACAACGAACCGCAATCCTTCAGCACCGCGCTGTACCAGCTCGCCGAGGAAACCCTCCGCGGCCAGGGCCACGAAGTGCAGGTCTCCGACCTCTACGCGATGAACTGGAACCCGGTGGCCAGCGCCGCCGACTTCGGCGCCCGCGCCAACCCCGAATACCTGGTCTACGCCCTGGAGCAGCGCGAAGGCGCCAAGGCCAAGACCATCGCCGCCGACATCCAGGCCGAGCTGGACAAGCTGCTCTGGGCGGACCTGGTGATCTTCAACTTCCCGATCTACTGGTTCTCCGCACCGGCCATCCTCAAGGGCTGGTTCGACCGCGTGCTGGTTTCCGGCGTCTGCTACGGCGGCAAGCGCTTCTATGACCAGGGCGGCCTGGCCGGTAAGAAGGCGCTGGTCAGCGTGACCCTGGGCGGCCGTGACCACATGTTCGGCGACGGTGCCATCCACGGCCCGCTGGAAGACATGCTGCGGCCGATCCTGCGCGGAACCCTGGCCTACACCGGCATGAGCGTGCTGCCGCCGTTCGTGGCCTGGCATGTGCCCTACATCAGCAACGACGCGCGCCAGGACTTCCTGCGCCAGTACCAGGACCGTCTGCATAACCTGGAGAACGACCAGCCGCTGGAGTTCGTGCGCCTGGAGCAGTTCGACGAGCGCCTCTACCCGCTGCCGCGCTAG
- a CDS encoding LysR family transcriptional regulator, with the protein MDVLHAMRAFVRVVDAGSFTAAANALGLSTAQVSRVVSDLESQLEARLLHRTTRRLALTETGERYLLRCREILADVEEAEAEASGAHLKPRGRLRVHSLTGLGQQHLIPLISRYCESFPEVYIELTLAQRQPDILEEGQDVVITRDRELPDSEFVAQTLGTIYSVLCASPEYLKRRGTPTSVADLHQHQCLRLQDPTFPEGWAFEEGNEESVIRPRDTFMVNVAEALTGSAAAGMGICLLPSYVAAPALRRRSLVRVLPRHSLHVRHIYALYPSRRFLDAKIRTWVEFLKMELPKMFEEDEAALNDPVNWA; encoded by the coding sequence ATGGACGTACTTCACGCGATGCGGGCTTTCGTCCGGGTGGTGGATGCTGGCAGTTTCACCGCCGCCGCCAACGCCCTGGGATTGTCCACCGCCCAGGTCTCGCGCGTGGTTTCCGACCTTGAATCGCAACTCGAAGCGCGCCTCCTGCACCGCACGACAAGACGCCTGGCGCTGACCGAAACCGGCGAGCGCTACCTGCTGCGCTGCCGGGAAATCCTCGCCGACGTCGAAGAGGCCGAAGCCGAGGCCAGCGGCGCACACCTCAAACCGCGTGGCCGGCTGCGCGTGCATTCGCTCACCGGCCTCGGCCAGCAGCACCTGATCCCGCTGATCTCGCGCTACTGCGAGTCCTTTCCCGAGGTCTACATCGAGCTGACCCTGGCCCAGCGCCAGCCGGACATCCTCGAGGAAGGCCAGGACGTGGTGATTACCCGCGACCGAGAACTGCCCGACTCCGAATTCGTCGCCCAGACCCTGGGCACCATCTACAGCGTGCTCTGTGCCAGCCCCGAATACCTCAAGCGGCGCGGCACCCCGACCAGCGTCGCCGACCTGCACCAGCACCAGTGCCTGCGCTTGCAGGACCCGACCTTCCCCGAGGGCTGGGCCTTCGAGGAGGGCAATGAGGAGAGCGTGATCCGCCCGCGTGACACCTTCATGGTCAATGTCGCCGAGGCGCTGACCGGCTCGGCCGCCGCCGGCATGGGCATCTGCCTGCTGCCCAGTTACGTCGCCGCGCCTGCGTTGCGTCGCCGCTCGCTGGTGCGCGTGCTGCCCCGGCACAGCCTGCACGTGAGGCACATCTACGCGCTTTACCCGTCGCGGCGCTTCCTCGACGCGAAGATCCGCACCTGGGTCGAATTCCTCAAGATGGAATTGCCGAAGATGTTCGAAGAGGACGAAGCAGCGCTCAACGATCCCGTCAACTGGGCATAA
- a CDS encoding sigma-54-dependent transcriptional regulator — protein sequence MSETILFVDDEAAIRDAVQQWLQLSGFEVRLCSSADECLKSVARELPGVVISDVRMPGTDGLALLDRLQQLDRDLPVIMVTGHGDVPMAVQAMRQGAYDFIEKPFTPERLLDSLRRALEKRRLVQENRQLREQAALKDQIESRLLGVSRPMETLRRQIMALAGTPVNVLIRGDTGSGKELVARCLHDFGPRAGKPFVALNCAAIPEQLFETELFGHESGAFTGAQGKRIGKLEHSNGGSLFLDEIESMPLAQQVKLLRVLQEQQLERLGSNQSIKVDLRVIAATKPDLLEAARAGRFREDLVYRLNVAELRLPPLRERREDIPLLFEHYALLASEKFGREAVPLSATQLARLLAHDWPGNVRELANAAERHVLGLDRAELPEAPAGNGLFERMEAYEAQCIRQALGQCKGDIKAVMELLGLPRRTLNEKMQRHGLSRGDYLGED from the coding sequence ATGAGCGAGACCATTCTCTTCGTCGACGACGAAGCCGCCATCCGCGACGCCGTGCAGCAGTGGCTGCAACTCTCCGGCTTCGAAGTGCGCCTGTGCAGCAGCGCCGACGAGTGCCTGAAAAGCGTCGCCCGCGAGCTGCCCGGCGTGGTCATCAGCGATGTGCGCATGCCCGGCACCGACGGCCTGGCGCTGCTCGACCGCCTGCAGCAGCTCGACCGCGACCTGCCGGTGATCATGGTCACCGGCCACGGCGACGTGCCCATGGCGGTCCAGGCGATGCGCCAGGGCGCCTACGACTTCATCGAGAAACCCTTCACCCCCGAGCGCCTGCTCGACAGCCTGCGCCGCGCCCTGGAGAAACGCCGGCTGGTACAGGAGAACCGTCAGCTGCGCGAACAGGCGGCGCTCAAGGACCAGATCGAATCGCGCCTGCTGGGTGTCTCGCGGCCGATGGAAACCCTGCGCCGGCAGATCATGGCGCTGGCCGGTACGCCGGTGAACGTGCTGATCCGTGGCGACACTGGCAGCGGCAAGGAACTGGTCGCGCGTTGCCTGCACGACTTCGGCCCACGCGCCGGCAAGCCTTTTGTCGCGCTGAACTGCGCGGCGATCCCCGAGCAGTTGTTCGAGACCGAACTGTTCGGCCACGAAAGCGGCGCCTTCACCGGCGCCCAGGGCAAGCGCATCGGCAAGCTGGAGCACTCCAACGGCGGCAGCCTGTTCCTCGACGAGATCGAAAGCATGCCGCTGGCCCAGCAAGTGAAGCTGCTGCGCGTGCTGCAGGAACAGCAGCTGGAACGCCTGGGTTCGAACCAGAGCATCAAGGTCGACCTGCGGGTGATCGCCGCCACCAAACCGGACCTGCTGGAAGCGGCCCGCGCCGGGCGCTTCCGCGAGGACCTCGTCTATCGCCTGAACGTCGCCGAGCTGCGCCTGCCGCCCCTGCGAGAACGCCGCGAGGACATCCCGCTGCTGTTCGAGCACTACGCGCTGCTGGCCAGCGAGAAGTTCGGCCGCGAAGCCGTGCCGCTCTCGGCAACCCAACTGGCCCGCCTGCTCGCCCACGACTGGCCGGGCAACGTCCGCGAACTGGCCAACGCCGCCGAGCGCCACGTGCTCGGCCTGGACCGCGCCGAGCTGCCGGAAGCGCCCGCCGGCAACGGCCTGTTCGAGCGCATGGAAGCCTACGAGGCACAGTGCATCCGCCAGGCGCTGGGCCAGTGCAAGGGCGACATCAAGGCGGTGATGGAACTGCTCGGCCTGCCGCGCCGCACCCTCAACGAGAAGATGCAGCGCCATGGGCTAAGCCGTGGGGATTACCTGGGCGAGGACTGA
- a CDS encoding sensor histidine kinase, which yields MSPTRPLRLLLICLFLLAGLVLSVFWAGEKARHRALLAEAETAHEQLGLYASSLHTLIERFRSIPSVLALDPELRAAMQGPLTDEVQHRLNLKLQEINGAARSSTLELLDRTGLAVAASNWNLPTSYVGHNYSFRPYFRQTIAQGAGRFYAVGVTTGIPGYFLSNALSDDAGNFLGAIVVKLEFPDLERQWSQTPDVVLVSDSKGVVFLANHPRWRYRELMPLDAVARAELADTRQYHRQPLSALPHRMLESLGEHARMVRVDGQEISGDYLWQSVGLPEEDWTLHLLRDTRGVQSDVTSARLAAAGAWMALVFLVLWLQQRRRLARLRQRNQEELERLVEQRTAALRTAQDGLVQAAKLAALGQMSAALAHEINQPLTAQRMQLASVRLLLDAGRQDDARAALVRVDELLERMAALTGHLKTFARKTPGGLRERIELGHVVEQALQLLAVRIRTEGVDIRQALESPAWVLGDAIRLEQVLVNLIRNALDAVANSAQPRIELTLRRDDEHWCLEVADNGPGIDEAHLASVFDPFFTTKPVGEGLGLGLAVSYGIVHELGGRLGAANQPSGGAVFRLSLPAASEESRP from the coding sequence ATGTCGCCTACCCGCCCCCTTCGCCTGCTGCTGATCTGCCTGTTCCTGCTGGCCGGGCTGGTGCTGTCGGTGTTCTGGGCGGGCGAGAAGGCGCGGCACCGCGCGCTGCTGGCCGAGGCGGAAACTGCCCATGAGCAGTTGGGCCTCTACGCCAGTTCCCTGCATACCCTGATCGAGCGCTTCCGCAGCATTCCCTCCGTGCTGGCGCTGGACCCGGAACTGCGCGCGGCCATGCAAGGCCCGCTGACGGACGAGGTGCAGCACCGGCTCAACCTCAAGCTGCAGGAAATCAACGGCGCGGCACGCTCGTCGACGCTGGAGCTGCTGGACCGCACCGGCCTCGCCGTGGCCGCCAGCAACTGGAACCTGCCGACCAGCTACGTCGGCCACAACTACAGCTTTCGTCCGTACTTTCGCCAGACCATCGCCCAGGGCGCCGGGCGCTTCTACGCGGTCGGCGTGACCACCGGGATTCCCGGCTACTTCCTGTCCAACGCACTGAGTGACGACGCGGGCAACTTCCTCGGCGCCATCGTGGTCAAGCTGGAGTTTCCCGACCTCGAACGACAGTGGAGCCAGACCCCGGACGTGGTGCTGGTAAGCGACAGCAAGGGCGTGGTGTTCCTCGCCAACCACCCGCGCTGGCGCTACCGCGAGCTGATGCCGCTGGACGCGGTGGCCCGCGCGGAGCTGGCCGATACCCGCCAATACCACAGGCAGCCGCTCAGCGCGTTGCCGCACCGGATGCTGGAAAGCCTTGGCGAGCATGCGCGCATGGTCCGCGTCGACGGCCAGGAAATCAGCGGCGACTACCTCTGGCAATCGGTCGGCCTGCCGGAAGAAGACTGGACCCTGCACCTGCTGCGCGACACCCGCGGCGTGCAGTCGGACGTCACCAGCGCCCGCCTGGCCGCCGCCGGCGCGTGGATGGCGCTGGTATTCCTCGTCCTCTGGCTGCAGCAGCGGCGCCGCCTCGCCCGCCTGCGCCAGCGCAATCAGGAAGAGCTGGAGCGTCTGGTCGAGCAACGTACCGCCGCCCTGCGCACCGCCCAGGACGGCCTGGTACAGGCCGCCAAGCTGGCCGCGCTGGGGCAGATGTCCGCCGCGTTGGCCCACGAGATCAACCAGCCGCTCACCGCCCAGCGCATGCAGCTGGCCAGCGTGCGCCTGCTGCTGGACGCCGGCCGCCAGGACGACGCCCGCGCCGCGCTGGTGCGCGTGGACGAACTGCTCGAACGCATGGCTGCGCTCACTGGCCACCTGAAGACCTTCGCCCGCAAGACCCCCGGCGGCCTGCGCGAGCGCATCGAACTGGGCCACGTGGTCGAGCAGGCGCTGCAACTGCTGGCCGTGCGCATCCGTACCGAAGGCGTGGACATCCGCCAGGCGCTGGAATCCCCGGCCTGGGTACTGGGCGACGCGATCCGCCTGGAACAGGTGCTGGTCAACCTGATCCGCAACGCCCTGGACGCAGTGGCCAACAGCGCCCAGCCGCGCATCGAGCTGACCCTGCGCCGCGACGACGAACACTGGTGCCTGGAAGTCGCCGACAACGGGCCGGGCATCGATGAGGCGCACCTGGCCAGCGTCTTCGACCCCTTCTTCACCACCAAGCCGGTAGGCGAAGGACTGGGCCTGGGGCTGGCGGTATCCTACGGCATCGTCCACGAACTCGGCGGGCGCCTCGGCGCCGCCAACCAGCCTTCCGGCGGCGCCGTATTCCGGCTCAGCCTGCCGGCCGCCAGCGAAGAATCCAGACCATGA
- a CDS encoding alpha/beta fold hydrolase encodes MQLSSWTHEGSAGFTLRGWRSEPSGKPLLHFLHGNGFCGRAYEPMLKVLAEDFDLWLCDVQGHGDSDHGGRFHGWNRNAEMAVEAFQAGNKAFGDVPHYAAGHSFGGVLTSLILGRHPELFRRAVLLDPVLFTPAMIGVMALSEVLGLHKRRTMVQKARSRRSQWPDREAAYAGLHGRGIFKGWTDAALRAYVENAMKRTEAGVELKCRPSREAEIFSSFPKRLWPSLGKVVTPTQVLFGERTYPFVPKSVARWCASNTVVSGQCVDGGHCFMQEFPEDSAERVSRFLLGHE; translated from the coding sequence ATGCAGTTGTCGTCCTGGACCCACGAAGGGTCCGCCGGTTTCACCCTGCGCGGCTGGCGCAGCGAGCCCAGCGGCAAGCCGCTGCTGCACTTCCTGCATGGCAACGGCTTCTGTGGCCGCGCCTACGAGCCGATGCTGAAAGTCCTGGCGGAGGATTTCGACCTCTGGCTGTGCGACGTCCAGGGCCACGGCGACAGTGACCACGGCGGGCGTTTCCATGGCTGGAACCGCAATGCCGAGATGGCGGTTGAGGCCTTCCAGGCCGGCAACAAAGCCTTTGGCGACGTGCCGCACTACGCCGCCGGGCACAGCTTTGGCGGCGTGCTCACCAGCCTGATCCTCGGCCGTCATCCCGAGCTGTTCCGCCGCGCGGTGCTGCTCGACCCGGTGCTCTTCACCCCGGCGATGATCGGCGTGATGGCGCTCTCCGAAGTACTCGGCCTGCACAAGCGCCGCACCATGGTGCAGAAGGCGCGCTCACGGCGCAGCCAGTGGCCGGACCGCGAGGCGGCCTACGCCGGCCTGCACGGACGCGGCATCTTCAAGGGCTGGACCGACGCTGCGCTCCGGGCCTACGTGGAGAACGCGATGAAGCGCACCGAAGCAGGTGTCGAACTGAAATGCCGGCCCAGCCGCGAGGCGGAAATCTTCAGTTCCTTCCCCAAGCGGCTGTGGCCTTCGCTGGGCAAGGTAGTGACGCCGACCCAGGTACTTTTCGGCGAGCGCACTTATCCGTTCGTGCCCAAGTCCGTGGCGCGCTGGTGTGCTTCGAACACGGTGGTGAGTGGCCAGTGCGTCGACGGCGGCCACTGCTTCATGCAGGAGTTTCCCGAAGACAGCGCCGAGCGCGTGTCGCGCTTCCTGCTGGGCCACGAATGA
- a CDS encoding DUF7079 family protein — MNDPARESVWLALSELWLDTELDEADLATIASTLAISGYAVEELEAIYRLEVAPAVWGNAWVTAGVWDGFDPDWLFEACRRNQQRRRSPWHRLRCRVLRRAMTYATEEHWRAIRAQL, encoded by the coding sequence ATGAACGACCCGGCCCGCGAGTCCGTCTGGCTGGCGCTGTCCGAGCTGTGGCTGGACACGGAGCTGGACGAGGCTGATCTCGCTACCATCGCGAGCACCCTGGCGATCAGCGGCTATGCCGTGGAGGAGCTGGAGGCGATCTACCGGCTGGAAGTGGCGCCGGCGGTCTGGGGCAATGCCTGGGTGACGGCTGGCGTGTGGGACGGGTTCGATCCCGACTGGCTGTTCGAAGCCTGCCGGCGCAACCAGCAACGGCGTCGTTCGCCCTGGCATCGGCTGCGCTGTCGTGTGTTACGGCGTGCAATGACCTATGCCACCGAGGAGCACTGGCGGGCGATCCGCGCGCAGCTCTAG
- a CDS encoding DUF3301 domain-containing protein, producing MLVVAGAAWWWRAHGIRERALALAKQHCAREGVELLDDAMALQRFRFQRDGRGNLRLAREYAFEFTATGQERYAGTIAMFGQHLGRVELAPFRMEPEPRMPDSPVATFHPAAQPVDEEIVDAVFDDTPAPPRAKAEVVRLDEWRRAHQGKKVGD from the coding sequence ATGCTGGTTGTCGCGGGCGCCGCCTGGTGGTGGCGCGCCCATGGCATCCGCGAGCGTGCGCTGGCCCTGGCCAAGCAGCACTGCGCGCGCGAGGGCGTGGAACTGCTCGATGACGCCATGGCCCTGCAGCGCTTCCGCTTCCAGCGCGACGGCCGGGGCAACCTGCGCCTGGCCCGCGAATACGCCTTCGAGTTCACCGCCACCGGCCAGGAACGCTACGCCGGCACTATCGCCATGTTCGGCCAGCACCTGGGCCGCGTCGAGCTGGCGCCGTTCCGCATGGAGCCCGAGCCGCGCATGCCGGACTCGCCGGTCGCCACCTTCCATCCCGCCGCGCAGCCGGTGGACGAAGAGATAGTCGACGCGGTCTTCGACGACACCCCTGCACCGCCGCGCGCCAAGGCAGAAGTCGTGCGCCTGGACGAATGGCGCCGCGCGCACCAGGGCAAGAAGGTCGGCGACTAG
- the pdxY gene encoding pyridoxal kinase PdxY, whose amino-acid sequence MPRTPHVLAIQSHVVFGHAGNSAAEFPMRRVGVNVWPLNTVQFSNHTQYGHWTGQVLPPEQIPALVDGIAAIGELGNCDAVLSGYLGSAAQGRSILEVVRRIREVNPRAVYLCDPVMGHPEKGCIVAPEVGEFLLHEAAAVADYLCPNQLELDSFCDRQPTSLEDCAAMACGLLVRGPKAILVKHLNYPGKPADAFEMLLVTLDETWHLRRPLLAFPRQPVGVGDLTSGLFLARLLLGDDLRSAFEFCAAAVHEVLLETQACGSYELELVRAQDRIAHPRVKFEAVKLG is encoded by the coding sequence ATGCCGCGCACTCCCCACGTTCTCGCCATCCAGTCCCACGTCGTCTTCGGCCACGCCGGCAACAGCGCCGCCGAGTTCCCCATGCGACGCGTCGGGGTGAACGTCTGGCCGCTGAACACCGTGCAGTTCTCCAACCATACCCAGTATGGCCACTGGACGGGCCAGGTGCTGCCGCCGGAGCAGATTCCGGCGCTGGTGGACGGTATCGCTGCCATTGGCGAACTGGGCAATTGCGACGCGGTGCTGTCGGGCTACCTGGGCAGTGCGGCGCAGGGCCGTTCGATCCTCGAAGTGGTACGCCGCATCCGTGAGGTGAACCCGCGTGCGGTGTACCTGTGCGACCCGGTGATGGGCCATCCGGAAAAGGGCTGCATCGTCGCCCCGGAAGTCGGTGAATTCCTGCTCCACGAAGCCGCCGCCGTGGCCGACTATCTGTGCCCGAACCAGCTGGAGCTGGACAGCTTCTGCGACCGCCAGCCGACCTCCCTGGAAGATTGCGCGGCGATGGCCTGTGGCCTCCTCGTGCGTGGCCCGAAGGCGATCCTGGTGAAGCACCTGAACTACCCCGGCAAGCCGGCGGATGCCTTCGAGATGCTGCTGGTGACCCTCGACGAGACCTGGCACCTGCGCCGCCCGCTGCTGGCCTTCCCGCGCCAGCCGGTAGGCGTGGGTGACCTGACCTCGGGCCTGTTCCTTGCCCGCCTGCTGCTGGGTGACGATCTGCGCAGCGCCTTCGAATTCTGCGCCGCCGCGGTGCATGAAGTGTTGCTGGAGACCCAGGCCTGCGGCAGCTACGAGCTGGAGCTGGTGCGCGCCCAGGACCGCATCGCCCATCCGCGGGTGAAGTTCGAGGCGGTGAAGCTGGGGTGA
- a CDS encoding YqaA family protein — protein sequence MLRRLYDWTMRLAGHPRAELALGGVTFAESSFFPIPPDALLVPMVLANRAKAWRYAAICIVSSVLGGIAGYFIGLLLFETVGQAILAFYGLQENFAEVAERYNELGWLMVLLGGGFTPLPYKLITLTSGVTQLDLVLFIALSVVARTLRFAATCALLFWAGPALREAIEKRLGLAFGLLTAMVVGGLLLGKYML from the coding sequence ATGCTGCGCCGGCTGTACGACTGGACCATGCGCCTGGCGGGCCATCCGCGGGCGGAGCTGGCGCTGGGCGGAGTGACCTTCGCCGAGAGCTCGTTCTTCCCCATCCCGCCGGATGCGCTGCTGGTGCCGATGGTGCTGGCCAACCGCGCCAAGGCCTGGCGCTACGCGGCGATCTGCATCGTCAGTTCGGTGCTGGGCGGCATCGCCGGCTACTTCATCGGCCTGCTGCTGTTCGAGACGGTGGGCCAGGCGATCCTCGCCTTCTATGGCCTGCAGGAGAACTTCGCCGAGGTCGCCGAGCGCTACAACGAGCTCGGCTGGCTGATGGTGCTGCTGGGCGGCGGCTTCACCCCGCTGCCCTACAAGCTGATCACCCTGACCAGCGGGGTGACCCAGCTCGATCTCGTCCTGTTCATCGCCCTGAGCGTGGTGGCGCGTACCCTGCGCTTCGCAGCGACCTGCGCCCTGCTGTTCTGGGCCGGCCCGGCGCTGCGCGAGGCCATCGAGAAACGCCTGGGGCTGGCGTTCGGCCTGCTCACCGCGATGGTGGTGGGCGGCTTGCTGCTGGGCAAGTACATGCTCTGA